The sequence below is a genomic window from Amycolatopsis sulphurea.
CCGGACGAGGCGGTCGCGCAGATCAAGCCGTACCTGGACGCGGGGCTGAACCACCTGGTCTTCCACGGGCCGGGCGGCGACCAGGAACGCTACCTGGCCCAGTTCGCCGAGGACGTGCTGCCGAAACTGCGCGCGCTCGGCTGATCCCGGCCGTACCCGGACTGTATCCTTTGTGGACAGTGGTGCCTCTGATGTGGACGGTCGTGGGTGCCGTGGTTCGCCGGCGCCGGGCTGTGAAGGGCGGTGAAGGGGCCCTTCACGGACTCTGAGTCCGTGAAGGGCCCCTTCACAGCGCCGCCGGTGTCGTCGTGGTCCGTCCAGCCGGCAGAGACCGCTGGGGGTCTGTGCCGTTCCGGCCCAGGACACCGCTTCTCACCGCGCCCGCGCCACCCGCGCCTCGTCCCACACCGGGTCCGGGGTTTCGCGGACGACGCCGTCGGCGCCGAAGACCAGGTAGCGGTCGAAGGTGCGGGCGAACCAGCGGTCGTGCGTGACCGCGAGGACCGTCCCCTCGTAGGACTCCAGGCTGTCCTGCAAGGCTTCCGCGGATTCCAGGTCCAGGTTGTCGGTCGGCTCGTCCAGCAGCAGCGCGGTGCTGCCGGCCAGCTCCAGCCGCAGGATCTGGAACCGGGCCTGCTGACCGCCGGAGAGCTGGTCGAAGTGCTGCTCGCCCTGACGTTCCAGCTCGTAGCGGCGGAGCGCGGCCATCGCCGCGCCGCGGTCCTTCGCGTGTTCGGTCCACAGGATGTCGATGAGCGGACGGCCGGACAGCTCGGGATGGGCGTGGGTCTGCGCGAAATGGCCGGGCACCACCCGCGCCCCGGCCTGCCACCGCCCGGTGTGCGCCACCTCCGCCCCGGCCAGCAGCCGGAGGAAATGCGATTTGCCGGAGCCGTTCGACCCGAGCACCGCGACCCGTTCGCCGAAGAAGATCTCCAGCGAGAACGGCTTCATCAGCCCGGTGAGCTCCAGATCCGTGCAGGTGAACGCCCGCACGCCGGTCCGGCCGCCGCGCAGCCGCATGCGGATGTCCTGGCGCCGCGGCGGTTCCGGCGGCGGACCGGCCTCCTCGAACTTCCGCAGCCGGGTCTTCGCGGCCTTGTACCGGGAGGCCATCTCGTCGCTGCGCGCGGCGTACTGCTGCATGTCCCGCACGAGGCGTTTGAGCTGGGCGTACTTCTCGTCCCAGCGCCGTTTGACCTCCTCGTAGCGGGCGAACCGCTCGCGGCGCGCTTCGTGGTAGGTGGCGAAACCGCCGCCGTGCACCCAGGCGTCGCTGCCCGCCGGGCCGGGTTCCACGCTCACGATCTTCTCCGCGGTCCGCGCGAGCAGCTCACGGTCGTGGGAGACGAACAGGACCGTCTTGCGGGTCTCCCGCAAGCGCTCTTCCAGCCAGCGTTTCCCGGGCACGTCGAGGTAGTTGTCCGGCTCGTCGAGCAGCAGGACTTCGTCCGGGCCGCGCAGCAGGGCTTCGAGGACCAGCCGTTTCTGCTCGCCGCCGCTGAGCGTCCGGACGAGACGGCCGCGGGCGCGGTCGTACGGGATGCCGAGCGCGGCTGTGGTGCAGACGTCCCAGAGCGTCTCGAACTCGTACCCGCGTGCCTCGCTCCAATCGGCCAGGGCTTGCGCGTAC
It includes:
- a CDS encoding ABC-F family ATP-binding cassette domain-containing protein, whose amino-acid sequence is MGHLEAAHLGYCLPDGRTLLDDVSFRVGEGSIVALAGPNGAGKTTLLRLLSGELRPDGGAVTVSGGLGVMAQFVGSVRDERTVHDLLVSVAPQRVRQAAEAVETAEEAILTVDGEAAQMKYAQALADWSEARGYEFETLWDVCTTAALGIPYDRARGRLVRTLSGGEQKRLVLEALLRGPDEVLLLDEPDNYLDVPGKRWLEERLRETRKTVLFVSHDRELLARTAEKIVSVEPGPAGSDAWVHGGGFATYHEARRERFARYEEVKRRWDEKYAQLKRLVRDMQQYAARSDEMASRYKAAKTRLRKFEEAGPPPEPPRRQDIRMRLRGGRTGVRAFTCTDLELTGLMKPFSLEIFFGERVAVLGSNGSGKSHFLRLLAGAEVAHTGRWQAGARVVPGHFAQTHAHPELSGRPLIDILWTEHAKDRGAAMAALRRYELERQGEQHFDQLSGGQQARFQILRLELAGSTALLLDEPTDNLDLESAEALQDSLESYEGTVLAVTHDRWFARTFDRYLVFGADGVVRETPDPVWDEARVARAR